The following proteins are co-located in the Pedobacter sp. FW305-3-2-15-E-R2A2 genome:
- a CDS encoding DUF1398 family protein — MFTLEQIKQAHSKVKSGADFPKYIQEIKILGVTAFETRVKDSCTEYFGTHGYRTSSIPMYEDLIIAAVCDKERFEHCLKIHQHGKTDYFEFCRDCAATGVEKWVVNLDEMTCIYYNLAGNNVLMERIPQ, encoded by the coding sequence ATGTTTACCCTTGAACAGATTAAACAAGCACATAGCAAGGTGAAATCCGGCGCAGACTTTCCTAAATATATTCAGGAAATTAAAATATTAGGGGTTACTGCTTTTGAAACCCGGGTAAAGGATAGCTGCACGGAATATTTCGGAACCCATGGATATAGAACGAGCTCAATACCGATGTATGAGGACCTGATCATAGCGGCCGTTTGTGATAAAGAAAGGTTTGAACATTGCCTCAAAATTCATCAGCATGGAAAGACGGATTATTTTGAATTTTGCAGAGATTGCGCAGCAACAGGAGTGGAGAAGTGGGTGGTTAACCTGGATGAAATGACCTGTATTTATTATAACCTGGCAGGAAATAATGTCTTGATGGAACGCATACCTCAGTAA
- a CDS encoding polysaccharide deacetylase family protein, with protein MKRKLTTFVALMTGLMIMVSWTVLPKKNKNTANSKTIKSHWPNGAQLVISVSMQFETGGQPEGAESPFSGNPLPKGNPDLAAESWYRYGATEGIYRMLDLWKKYDIKVTSHVVGAAAVRYPEVAKAIASGGHEVAAHGMSWDNQWNKSYADELQFVKQGVDAVAAITGQKAVGYNANWLRRSPNTLKVLQELGFLYHIDDLSRDEPFLTKVNGKNFVVMPYTLRNNDIVNIAGNHWTPEMFLSQLKMEFDQLYAEGAAKRRMMSISFHDRIGGTPAVVKAMDDFIKYAKEKEGVVFMRKDDIAKMVMNDPDTPVDNAEAQYNK; from the coding sequence ATGAAAAGAAAACTGACAACATTTGTAGCCTTGATGACAGGCCTCATGATCATGGTCTCCTGGACCGTACTCCCTAAGAAAAATAAAAACACTGCAAATTCTAAAACGATCAAATCCCATTGGCCGAACGGTGCACAGCTGGTGATCTCGGTCTCTATGCAATTTGAAACCGGTGGTCAACCGGAAGGCGCTGAAAGCCCTTTCTCAGGTAATCCGTTACCCAAAGGCAATCCTGATCTGGCGGCCGAAAGCTGGTACCGCTATGGTGCCACTGAAGGCATTTACCGCATGCTCGATCTTTGGAAAAAGTACGACATCAAGGTTACTTCACATGTGGTTGGAGCAGCGGCGGTCAGGTATCCTGAAGTAGCAAAAGCAATTGCCTCCGGAGGACATGAGGTGGCGGCACATGGCATGTCCTGGGACAACCAGTGGAACAAAAGTTATGCGGATGAATTACAATTTGTAAAACAGGGAGTAGATGCTGTAGCAGCCATTACCGGGCAGAAAGCGGTAGGGTACAATGCGAATTGGTTACGCCGTAGTCCCAACACCTTGAAAGTGTTGCAGGAATTGGGCTTCTTATATCATATTGATGACCTCAGCAGAGACGAACCTTTCCTCACAAAGGTGAATGGTAAGAATTTCGTAGTGATGCCTTATACCCTTCGCAACAATGATATTGTGAACATTGCAGGCAATCACTGGACTCCGGAAATGTTTCTTTCACAATTGAAAATGGAGTTTGATCAGTTGTATGCGGAAGGGGCTGCAAAAAGACGGATGATGAGCATTAGTTTTCACGATCGCATTGGTGGAACCCCGGCAGTAGTCAAAGCCATGGACGACTTTATTAAATATGCCAAAGAGAAAGAAGGGGTCGTTTTTATGCGTAAAGATGACATTGCTAAAATGGTGATGAACGACCCTGATACTCCTGTTGACAACGCTGAAGCTCAATATAATAAATAG
- a CDS encoding type I restriction endonuclease yields MDFKDQIAQLASRVEKMLPQIQTEEATKNALVMPFIQIMGYDVFNPFEVNPEYIADLGIKKGEKVDYAIMKDAEPTILIECKHHQENLDPHNSQLFRYFHTTKAKFGLLTNGLVYRFYTDLVEKNKMDGTPFFEFKLTEIKDAEIAELKKFHKSYFDVESITNTASELKYLNELKSLLHKEIADPSDGFISFFTKQVYPKVITAKVKEQFAPIIKRSFNQLISDAINERLKSALNQEKEKDASEAIKIEETINAEPESGIVTTEEEIEGFFIVKSMLRETIDSKRITYRDALSYFAILLDDNNRKTICRLYLNTKKYLAVLDENKKETKYEIQSLDDLYRHASILNGVVARLEAAKVNELNQATIK; encoded by the coding sequence ATGGATTTCAAAGATCAGATTGCACAGTTAGCATCTCGCGTAGAGAAGATGTTACCTCAAATACAAACAGAAGAAGCGACAAAAAATGCTTTGGTGATGCCATTTATTCAGATCATGGGATATGATGTTTTCAATCCCTTCGAGGTGAATCCGGAATACATTGCTGATTTGGGAATTAAAAAAGGGGAGAAGGTGGATTACGCGATTATGAAAGATGCGGAACCAACCATATTAATCGAATGTAAACACCATCAGGAGAATTTAGACCCTCATAATTCTCAGTTGTTCCGGTATTTTCATACCACCAAAGCTAAGTTTGGCTTATTAACCAATGGTTTAGTCTACCGTTTTTACACTGACCTTGTTGAAAAGAACAAAATGGATGGTACTCCGTTTTTTGAATTCAAATTAACGGAAATCAAAGACGCAGAAATTGCAGAGTTAAAAAAATTCCACAAGTCTTACTTTGATGTCGAGAGCATTACCAACACGGCCAGTGAGCTAAAATACCTGAACGAATTGAAAAGCCTGCTCCATAAGGAAATTGCAGATCCCTCTGACGGTTTTATCAGCTTCTTTACCAAGCAGGTCTATCCAAAGGTGATCACGGCAAAAGTTAAGGAACAATTTGCGCCGATTATCAAGCGATCTTTTAATCAGCTCATTAGTGATGCAATTAATGAACGCCTGAAATCTGCACTAAATCAGGAAAAAGAGAAAGATGCTTCAGAAGCCATTAAAATTGAAGAGACCATCAATGCCGAACCTGAATCTGGAATTGTAACCACAGAAGAGGAGATCGAAGGATTCTTTATCGTCAAATCTATGCTTAGAGAAACGATCGATTCCAAAAGGATTACCTACAGAGATGCGCTTTCCTATTTCGCGATTCTGCTGGACGACAATAATCGTAAGACCATTTGCCGCTTATACCTGAATACGAAAAAATACCTGGCAGTGCTCGATGAGAATAAGAAAGAAACCAAGTACGAAATACAGTCGCTCGATGATTTATACCGTCATGCAAGCATCTTAAATGGAGTTGTTGCAAGACTGGAAGCTGCAAAAGTCAATGAGCTGAACCAGGCCACAATTAAATAA
- a CDS encoding helix-turn-helix domain-containing protein, with protein MKRFNGYHSLNVFRLTLDEWTFPTHNHNFYEFIYVEKGVGNHVLNDKSYAYTEGDVFLLRPEDAHYFEISENTHFIFVKFTEQLFIEKLEGGKTAKWMEVIKTLLQNPTSVNGSLVTDMQDKKHLSHLLQILLIEFTKTCAYSREVVLELFGAIMMMVARSHSTAQYGHQCPSNTELDKLNQILSYIRLHTMDAEKMRIENIAEKFAMSPNYISIYIKKHSNASIQQHIVQTKLKAAEQLLKNGRHNINEIASKLGFTDASHFNKTYKKHMGMSPKFARQVL; from the coding sequence ATGAAACGTTTCAATGGCTATCATTCTTTAAATGTCTTTCGGTTAACACTTGATGAATGGACATTTCCTACACACAATCATAACTTTTATGAATTTATATATGTAGAAAAAGGAGTTGGTAATCATGTTTTAAATGATAAGTCATACGCTTATACAGAAGGAGATGTCTTTTTGTTGAGGCCTGAAGATGCGCATTATTTTGAGATCAGTGAAAACACCCATTTCATCTTCGTGAAATTTACGGAACAACTTTTTATAGAGAAACTGGAAGGCGGAAAAACAGCCAAATGGATGGAAGTTATTAAGACTTTATTACAAAATCCTACATCGGTAAACGGAAGTCTCGTCACTGACATGCAGGATAAAAAACATCTTTCGCACTTATTGCAGATCCTGTTGATCGAGTTCACCAAGACCTGTGCCTATAGCCGGGAAGTTGTTCTGGAACTTTTTGGAGCGATCATGATGATGGTAGCGAGAAGTCACTCCACCGCTCAATACGGACATCAATGCCCAAGTAATACTGAGCTTGACAAGCTAAATCAAATCCTCAGCTACATCAGGCTGCACACCATGGATGCAGAAAAGATGCGCATCGAAAATATCGCAGAAAAGTTTGCAATGTCGCCCAATTACATCAGCATTTACATCAAAAAACACAGCAACGCTTCGATACAGCAGCATATCGTCCAGACGAAACTAAAAGCTGCCGAACAATTGCTTAAGAATGGTCGTCATAACATTAATGAAATTGCTTCAAAGTTAGGTTTTACGGATGCGAGTCATTTCAATAAAACCTATAAAAAACACATGGGAATGAGCCCTAAGTTTGCGCGGCAAGTACTTTAA
- a CDS encoding TerD family protein — translation MAIQLEKNKSISIAKEQPGLNRIIAGLGWDPSTVNGHAVDLDLSLFMLAEDGKLVADEYFIFYNNASSPDGSTHYPGDNRGGEGDGDDEVIHIDLSKIDPKIEFLYFAVTIDQGNERGHHFGHVQNSYINIRDASDQSVLCQYQLKDHFTDEDSIVIAAISRNGGEWSVEALGQAFSGGLNTLVELYQ, via the coding sequence ATGGCTATACAACTAGAAAAAAACAAATCAATATCGATTGCAAAGGAACAACCTGGTTTGAATCGCATCATAGCTGGCTTAGGCTGGGACCCCTCTACAGTTAACGGACATGCTGTAGATCTAGATCTCTCCTTATTTATGTTGGCTGAAGACGGGAAACTGGTCGCAGATGAATATTTTATCTTTTACAACAACGCTTCGAGTCCTGATGGTTCTACGCATTATCCCGGCGACAACAGGGGAGGAGAAGGTGATGGAGATGATGAGGTGATTCATATTGACTTGTCTAAAATAGATCCGAAAATAGAGTTTCTCTATTTTGCAGTCACCATCGATCAGGGGAATGAAAGAGGCCATCATTTCGGTCATGTGCAGAATTCGTATATCAATATCAGAGATGCTTCAGATCAGTCTGTTCTGTGCCAGTATCAGCTAAAAGATCATTTCACAGATGAAGATTCCATCGTCATTGCAGCGATCTCCAGAAATGGAGGAGAATGGAGCGTGGAGGCACTTGGACAGGCCTTTTCCGGAGGCTTAAATACACTAGTAGAATTATACCAATAA
- a CDS encoding TerD family protein: protein MSSFNLSKGDRFSLSKAAPGLTIVKIGMGWDPNDEPGGPEFDLDVSAFSIGNDFKIPSDSYFTFYGQIRMGNKIEDKIEKGLFRPLTEDGAITGAIDDPDGSRSDGDDDEDMFIDLTKVSHKIEQIIICCTICKYPHDNNKDRRTLDLNFGQVNDCYIRIVDERSGDEILRYDMKDQYTNEDAVEFGRLFRVGDTWEFEAMGRAHTGSLQTLVDMYT, encoded by the coding sequence ATGAGCAGTTTTAATTTAAGTAAGGGCGACAGGTTCTCCCTTTCCAAGGCAGCGCCTGGACTAACAATTGTAAAAATTGGCATGGGATGGGATCCTAATGATGAACCCGGCGGACCAGAATTTGATCTTGATGTGTCTGCGTTTTCAATCGGTAATGATTTTAAGATCCCTTCGGATTCTTATTTTACTTTCTATGGCCAGATCCGCATGGGAAACAAAATAGAAGACAAAATAGAGAAGGGGCTGTTTAGGCCTCTTACCGAGGATGGGGCGATTACCGGGGCCATTGATGACCCGGATGGTTCCAGAAGTGATGGCGATGATGATGAAGATATGTTTATCGATTTGACAAAAGTTAGCCACAAAATTGAACAGATTATCATTTGCTGTACGATCTGTAAATATCCTCACGACAACAATAAAGACCGCAGAACATTGGATCTGAACTTCGGACAGGTAAATGATTGCTATATCCGTATCGTCGACGAAAGGAGTGGTGATGAGATTCTGCGCTATGATATGAAAGACCAGTATACCAATGAAGATGCTGTGGAGTTCGGACGACTATTCCGTGTGGGGGATACCTGGGAATTTGAAGCCATGGGCAGAGCCCATACCGGGAGCTTGCAAACATTAGTAGATATGTACACCTGA
- a CDS encoding OmpA family protein codes for MAFDLNKNNGADPDSSGKKSASSKFDLSKGKLEGADASVIPSKSKNVIIGLAGLLIVGGGIWYYNVGKNTETTDPVANSTSVETRPSDTTLAVPTVGELAKDSPAAVENTPAVPVENTTAVPVQTSSVSNNSIKTKLNHKIPATFAQGSAAFNQIDQSLIKGIVSYLTENPDASIQINGYASSDGTLEINQTVSQARADAFKKYLISKNIAEDRVLASGKGIENPIASNGTNAGRKKNRRVEIIFP; via the coding sequence ATGGCATTTGATTTAAATAAAAATAATGGCGCTGATCCGGACTCATCGGGTAAAAAATCAGCTTCGTCCAAGTTTGATCTTTCAAAAGGAAAACTGGAAGGTGCGGACGCATCTGTAATCCCTTCAAAGTCGAAAAACGTGATCATTGGTTTAGCCGGATTGCTGATCGTTGGAGGAGGGATTTGGTATTATAACGTTGGCAAAAACACCGAAACAACAGATCCGGTGGCAAACAGCACATCGGTCGAAACGAGGCCTTCAGATACAACGCTTGCGGTGCCAACTGTCGGCGAGCTTGCCAAAGATAGTCCTGCAGCTGTAGAAAATACCCCCGCTGTTCCGGTTGAAAATACGACTGCTGTTCCTGTGCAGACCAGCTCCGTCAGTAACAATTCAATAAAGACAAAGTTAAACCATAAAATTCCGGCAACTTTTGCTCAGGGATCGGCTGCTTTTAATCAGATCGATCAATCCCTGATCAAAGGTATCGTATCTTATTTAACGGAAAACCCGGATGCATCCATCCAGATAAACGGATATGCGAGCAGCGATGGAACTTTGGAAATCAATCAAACCGTGTCTCAGGCGAGAGCCGATGCATTTAAGAAATACCTCATTTCAAAAAATATTGCGGAAGACAGGGTACTGGCATCAGGAAAAGGAATTGAAAATCCGATTGCATCAAATGGTACGAATGCCGGAAGAAAAAAGAACAGAAGAGTGGAGATTATATTCCCATAA
- a CDS encoding zinc-binding alcohol dehydrogenase family protein, whose protein sequence is MKAIGFKTSLPVSDANSFIEFEMERPVPKGKDLLVKVAAVSVNPVDFKIRQNSAKDQVLEIPKVIGWDAVGTIEAVGDEVSLFKVGDEVYYAGDLNRAGSNAEYQLVDERIVGRKPKKLSIEEAAAMPLTALTAWEIMFDRIRINEKDKGKTILIIGGAGGVGSIAIQIAKKVAGLKVITTASRPETEEWCRKQGADYVFNHKDLVNEMHAAGFQSMDFILDFVDANLYWDIMAELIKPQGHIASITGSATPVALNKLKNKSVSFSWELMYTRSIFQTEDMIEQHHILNEVARLLDDGVLKSTLKATLSGLSVENLKKAHQQLEDNTTIGKVVIKF, encoded by the coding sequence ATGAAAGCAATAGGATTTAAGACATCATTGCCTGTAAGTGATGCAAATAGTTTTATAGAATTTGAAATGGAAAGACCAGTTCCAAAAGGAAAGGATTTGCTGGTTAAAGTTGCCGCAGTGTCGGTTAACCCCGTTGATTTTAAAATACGTCAGAACAGTGCAAAGGATCAGGTGCTGGAGATACCAAAGGTGATCGGTTGGGATGCTGTGGGTACGATAGAAGCAGTAGGCGATGAAGTCAGTTTATTTAAAGTAGGCGATGAAGTTTATTACGCAGGAGATCTCAACAGGGCTGGAAGTAATGCGGAATATCAGCTCGTTGATGAGCGTATTGTAGGTCGTAAGCCTAAGAAACTGAGTATTGAAGAAGCTGCTGCCATGCCATTGACGGCCTTGACAGCCTGGGAAATCATGTTCGACCGTATCCGGATTAATGAAAAAGACAAAGGAAAAACCATATTGATCATCGGTGGTGCCGGCGGTGTCGGTTCTATTGCCATTCAGATCGCTAAAAAAGTAGCCGGTCTTAAGGTCATTACCACGGCAAGCAGGCCAGAAACGGAGGAATGGTGCAGGAAACAGGGCGCAGACTATGTGTTTAATCATAAAGATCTGGTTAATGAAATGCATGCAGCTGGTTTTCAGTCGATGGATTTCATTCTGGATTTTGTAGATGCCAATCTCTACTGGGATATCATGGCTGAACTTATCAAGCCTCAGGGGCATATTGCGTCCATCACCGGATCCGCTACTCCTGTGGCACTGAATAAACTTAAAAATAAAAGTGTAAGCTTCTCCTGGGAGCTGATGTATACTCGATCAATTTTTCAAACTGAAGATATGATTGAGCAACACCATATCCTGAATGAAGTGGCCCGCCTTCTGGATGATGGCGTATTAAAAAGCACGTTAAAAGCAACGCTTTCAGGTCTCTCCGTTGAGAACTTAAAAAAGGCACACCAGCAACTGGAAGATAACACGACGATTGGTAAAGTGGTGATCAAATTTTAA
- a CDS encoding response regulator transcription factor, with amino-acid sequence MDLIKLAIADDHKIFREGLKFTLEDYTQLDLIIEATNGKDLIAQITNNKPDVILMDIKMPEMDGMQAITYIRQHFSDVKILVLSMHNEDKYILNAMRLGASGYLSKNAEPEEILEAIVNVHTKGFYFNDDLSATMAKELLGINFMHRLQEKDARLNEREIEVLKLICEEYCNTEIADKLFLSVRTVEGYRTRLFEKVGSKNIAGLVIYAVKSGIITI; translated from the coding sequence ATGGACTTAATAAAGTTAGCTATCGCTGATGATCATAAAATATTCCGTGAAGGTTTAAAATTCACTTTAGAAGACTACACCCAACTAGATTTAATTATAGAAGCAACAAACGGCAAAGACCTTATTGCTCAAATTACCAATAATAAACCCGATGTAATTCTGATGGATATTAAAATGCCGGAAATGGATGGCATGCAGGCTATAACCTATATTCGTCAACATTTTTCAGACGTTAAAATATTGGTACTTTCTATGCATAATGAGGATAAGTATATTTTAAACGCGATGCGTTTGGGTGCTTCAGGCTACCTTTCAAAAAATGCCGAACCGGAAGAGATACTGGAAGCTATTGTAAACGTACACACCAAAGGCTTTTATTTTAACGATGATCTATCGGCAACCATGGCCAAAGAGCTGCTGGGGATAAATTTCATGCATCGTTTACAGGAAAAAGATGCCCGGCTAAACGAACGTGAAATAGAAGTGCTTAAGCTCATTTGCGAAGAATATTGCAATACGGAAATTGCAGATAAATTGTTTTTAAGTGTACGTACGGTGGAGGGTTACCGCACCAGGTTGTTCGAAAAAGTAGGTTCGAAAAACATTGCAGGCTTGGTTATTTATGCCGTAAAGAGTGGAATAATTACGATCTGA
- a CDS encoding DUF4142 domain-containing protein translates to MNSLRIIATSALLSCLIYSCSSSRNSSGEEKKKRTKITTINAGLKNPSSSVINASGDGLSQGINQSRGAGSKENATNIAFSAIEKANAIAKAKLQNLESMSDKELISTIAALQQVEITVSNNTRQTTTNDKIKDYALLVFNDHTEIKKELDKLSTQKNVALAPQASLKGAPKTDLAFVKMMIESNRNIIELFTAASNSKDADLRTFSLKQLPVLKKHLEAAQELTKEVKSKADPK, encoded by the coding sequence ATGAACTCACTTCGCATCATTGCAACTTCAGCCCTGTTATCCTGTCTGATCTATTCCTGTTCCAGTTCCAGAAATTCATCCGGTGAGGAGAAAAAGAAACGTACAAAAATAACCACCATTAACGCTGGCCTTAAAAACCCCAGTAGCTCTGTAATTAATGCGAGTGGTGATGGATTGTCGCAAGGAATCAATCAGAGCAGAGGAGCCGGTTCTAAAGAAAACGCAACCAATATCGCCTTTAGTGCAATTGAAAAGGCAAATGCAATAGCGAAAGCTAAACTGCAAAACCTGGAAAGCATGTCAGATAAAGAGCTGATCAGTACCATTGCAGCATTACAACAAGTAGAGATTACGGTGAGTAACAATACCCGTCAAACTACAACCAACGACAAGATTAAGGATTATGCGCTCCTGGTTTTCAACGATCATACAGAGATTAAAAAGGAATTAGACAAACTTTCTACTCAGAAAAATGTAGCGCTGGCTCCTCAGGCTTCCTTAAAAGGCGCACCTAAAACAGATCTGGCATTTGTTAAAATGATGATAGAAAGCAATCGGAATATCATCGAACTTTTTACTGCAGCCAGTAATTCCAAGGACGCTGACCTGAGGACATTTAGTTTAAAACAATTACCGGTTTTGAAAAAACACCTGGAAGCAGCGCAAGAGCTGACCAAAGAAGTAAAATCAAAGGCTGATCCTAAATAA
- a CDS encoding sensor histidine kinase: MQTPETDITEVLIIGTLVVVLLLVFLFLFVILYQRKTLKYQEEKRKMQAEAQNSFLRAIFETQESERKRLSVDLHDSVGQVLSAIKLNLHRIDKLSGNAENASALLACTRKLTDECIQEIRNIIHNVLPPVLIDFGLADALKDLCNYVQQNTGMQVNYSQNLKGERFKPEVEITLYRMVQELFGNAIKHAQASVIEITLNKEAELLCLNFKDDGIGFNKKTVVHGFGLKNLQSRSQLIKADIKTYSEMEKGTQTTITLNINKLDN; the protein is encoded by the coding sequence ATAACCGAAGTACTCATTATTGGTACACTTGTGGTAGTTTTGCTGCTGGTATTTTTGTTTTTATTTGTCATCCTTTACCAGCGAAAAACGCTAAAATACCAGGAAGAAAAACGTAAAATGCAAGCCGAAGCACAGAACAGTTTCTTGCGGGCCATTTTTGAAACACAGGAAAGCGAACGCAAACGTTTATCAGTTGATCTACACGATAGTGTAGGACAGGTGCTATCGGCCATTAAATTAAATTTGCACCGCATTGATAAATTATCCGGCAATGCCGAAAATGCATCAGCCTTGCTGGCCTGTACCCGTAAATTAACCGACGAATGTATACAGGAAATACGCAACATCATTCATAATGTTTTACCTCCGGTTTTAATAGATTTTGGATTGGCCGATGCTCTGAAAGATCTGTGTAATTACGTGCAGCAAAACACAGGCATGCAGGTCAATTACAGTCAAAATTTAAAAGGAGAACGCTTTAAGCCGGAAGTAGAAATTACGCTTTACCGTATGGTGCAGGAATTGTTTGGCAATGCCATAAAACATGCACAGGCCTCTGTAATAGAGATTACCTTAAACAAAGAAGCAGAATTGCTTTGCTTAAACTTCAAAGACGATGGTATCGGATTTAATAAAAAAACGGTAGTGCATGGCTTTGGGTTAAAAAACCTGCAAAGCAGATCTCAATTGATCAAAGCCGATATCAAAACTTATTCAGAAATGGAAAAAGGCACACAAACCACGATTACTTTAAACATCAATAAACTTGATAATTAA